In Curtobacterium sp. TC1, the following proteins share a genomic window:
- a CDS encoding NAD(P)H-hydrate dehydratase: MPAEPITPNFLRDWPLPDAGAGKYGRGQVLVVGGAARTPGAAMLSALAALRVGAGRLTLAVGRSIANEVAVAVPESGVEPLDEDADGHVAVGAIEGIADSAASADTVLVGPGLDDPDGTRDLVAGLAGVVGPQTTIVLDAFALGVAADVREQLEPLRGRLVMTPNSGEAERLLGREGSDDDVADAMAIAQRFGAVVALGDAIATPKGRSWIKGTGSGGLGTSGSGDVLSGAVTGLLARGAEPAQAVAWASYVHAAAGDRLAVQVGPLGYLASELVTEIPRVLVELGA, translated from the coding sequence ATGCCCGCTGAACCCATCACCCCGAACTTCCTGCGTGACTGGCCACTCCCCGATGCCGGTGCCGGCAAGTACGGGCGTGGGCAGGTACTCGTCGTCGGCGGCGCCGCGCGGACACCGGGAGCCGCGATGCTCTCGGCGCTCGCCGCACTGCGGGTGGGAGCAGGGCGGCTCACCCTCGCAGTGGGACGGAGCATCGCGAACGAGGTCGCCGTCGCCGTGCCCGAGTCCGGTGTCGAGCCGCTCGACGAGGACGCGGACGGTCACGTCGCCGTCGGCGCGATCGAGGGGATCGCGGACTCGGCCGCGAGCGCGGACACGGTGTTGGTCGGCCCGGGACTCGACGACCCCGACGGTACCCGTGACCTCGTGGCCGGTCTCGCCGGCGTCGTCGGACCGCAGACCACGATCGTGCTCGATGCGTTCGCCCTCGGGGTGGCGGCCGACGTCCGAGAGCAGCTGGAACCGCTCCGGGGCCGGCTGGTGATGACGCCCAACTCGGGCGAAGCCGAACGGCTCCTCGGTCGGGAGGGCAGCGATGACGACGTGGCCGACGCGATGGCGATCGCCCAGCGGTTCGGTGCGGTCGTTGCCCTGGGGGACGCCATCGCGACACCGAAGGGGCGATCCTGGATCAAGGGCACCGGCTCCGGAGGACTCGGGACCAGCGGGAGCGGCGACGTCCTGTCGGGTGCCGTCACGGGCCTGCTAGCTCGTGGCGCGGAACCGGCGCAGGCGGTTGCGTGGGCGTCGTACGTGCACGCTGCCGCGGGGGACCGTCTCGCGGTGCAGGTCGGGCCGCTCGGCTACTTGGCGAGCGAACTCGTGACCGAGATCCCACGGGTGCTCGTCGAGCTCGGCGCCTGA
- a CDS encoding YdeI/OmpD-associated family protein, with protein sequence MQFTTTVLLARKTATGLPVPSSVIDALGSGKRPPVVVTINGGYTYRSTVGVMDEQFLVPLSAEHREAAGIAAGDTVEVTLVVDTQPRVIDLPDDLAAALQDAGVRAAFDTLSNSRQRALADPVSQAKAPETRARRIAKAVEALQG encoded by the coding sequence ATGCAGTTCACGACGACGGTCCTGCTGGCGAGGAAGACGGCCACCGGGCTCCCGGTCCCGTCGTCCGTGATCGATGCGCTCGGCTCGGGGAAGCGCCCGCCCGTGGTCGTCACGATCAACGGCGGCTACACCTACCGGTCCACCGTCGGGGTCATGGACGAGCAGTTCCTGGTGCCGCTGTCGGCCGAGCACCGCGAGGCAGCCGGGATCGCTGCCGGGGACACCGTCGAGGTCACGCTCGTCGTCGACACGCAGCCCCGGGTCATCGACCTGCCCGACGACCTGGCGGCGGCGCTGCAGGACGCCGGGGTGCGTGCAGCGTTCGACACCCTGTCGAACTCGCGGCAGCGGGCGCTCGCCGACCCGGTGTCGCAGGCGAAGGCGCCGGAGACCCGAGCCCGGCGCATCGCGAAGGCCGTGGAGGCGCTGCAGGGCTGA
- a CDS encoding histidine phosphatase family protein: MAVQEIWLVRHGESLANVAAARAEAAGDDVIDVEYRDADVPLSPLGEAQSRSLGQELADRGIDDVPVALWVSPYLRAQQTIEIALGAGGLAEPEKRVDERLRDRELGVLDLLTLQGVRNRHPDEDRRRQWLGKYYHRPAGGESWADVMLRLRSALSDVERIEGTERLVVAAHDAVVMLVVAVCLDLDEPTLMEFARTHAVANASLTRLRRDRAGAPWVLEEFSSVGHLDDDEVTAHTGRKDDEHAR, from the coding sequence ATGGCAGTGCAGGAGATCTGGCTCGTCCGCCACGGTGAATCGCTCGCGAACGTCGCCGCCGCCCGGGCCGAGGCCGCGGGCGACGACGTCATCGACGTCGAGTACCGCGACGCCGACGTCCCGCTCAGCCCGCTCGGTGAGGCCCAGTCGCGGTCGCTCGGACAGGAACTCGCCGACCGCGGCATCGACGACGTGCCCGTGGCGCTGTGGGTCTCGCCGTACCTGCGCGCGCAGCAGACCATCGAGATCGCGCTCGGGGCCGGCGGGCTGGCCGAGCCGGAGAAGCGGGTGGACGAGCGGCTCCGCGACCGCGAACTCGGAGTCCTCGACCTGCTGACCCTGCAGGGTGTCCGGAACCGACACCCCGACGAGGATCGTCGCCGGCAGTGGCTCGGCAAGTACTACCACCGGCCTGCGGGCGGCGAGTCCTGGGCCGACGTGATGCTCCGGCTCCGGTCGGCACTGAGCGACGTCGAACGGATCGAGGGCACCGAACGGCTCGTCGTCGCGGCCCACGACGCCGTCGTGATGCTGGTCGTGGCGGTGTGCCTGGACCTCGACGAGCCGACGCTCATGGAGTTCGCCCGGACGCACGCGGTCGCAAATGCCTCCCTCACCCGGCTCCGCCGCGACCGTGCGGGTGCACCGTGGGTGCTCGAGGAGTTCTCCTCCGTCGGCCACCTCGACGACGACGAAGTCACCGCGCACACCGGACGGAAGGACGACGAGCATGCCCGCTGA